A genomic window from Silene latifolia isolate original U9 population chromosome Y, ASM4854445v1, whole genome shotgun sequence includes:
- the LOC141633988 gene encoding AMSH-like ubiquitin thioesterase 3, with protein MALSVGCDGTLNLTLHTNCSMKCPSGLRSQWQGPSANFKVLYPSHADISSSEDLRLIQDRPSEVQVQKGEIMGQDMEAILSLDDGRWPLREEYMPEIIRQSVPPPVLAQVQPAVRPISPSRVADPRPGQAKSSEDGVRSPNSFQDLHIPVKMMEDFLRLAQKNTVKNLETCGVLAGSLVGFLQ; from the exons ATGGCATTAAGCGTTGGCTGTGATGGAACGTTGAATTTGACTTTGCACACCAACTGTTCGATGAAAT GTCCTAGCGGACTCCGGAGTCAGTGGCAGGGGCCAAGTGCAAATTTTAAGGT ACTTTATCCTAGCCATGCTGACATAAGTTCATCTGAAGATTTGAG ACTCATTCAAGATAGGCCTAGTGAAGTCCAAGTTCAAAAGGGTGAAATTATGGGACAAGACATGGAAGCTATTCTTTCATTGGACGATGGTAGGTGGCCACTTCGTGAAGAGTACATGCCGGAAATTATAAGGCAGTCGGTGCCGCCTCCTGTACTTGCTCAAGTGCAACCTGCAGTTCGTCCTATTTCCCCATCCCGGGTCGCTGACCCAAGACCTGGACAAGCTAAATCTTCAGAGGACGGTGTACGGAGTCCTAATTCGTTTCAAGATTTACACATT CCAGTTAAGATGATGGAAGATTTCTTAAGACTGGCACAAAAGAACACAGTAAAAAATTTGGAGACATGTGGAGTTTTAGCAGGTTCACTGGTAGGGTTTCTTCAATAA